The Salvia miltiorrhiza cultivar Shanhuang (shh) chromosome 1, IMPLAD_Smil_shh, whole genome shotgun sequence genome has a window encoding:
- the LOC130987340 gene encoding stress-response A/B barrel domain-containing protein UP3-like, which translates to MLCVRAAARTNAFALHSPPPPLRRNLRSPFSVRMSSSAPNQIIEHVVLLKAKPSADPSAVNDMVRNLNGLATLDSVLHISAGPVTRCRSASLTFTHLLHARYRSKSDLASYTVDPTHVNVVVNYVKPVVDDVIAVDWVAEDFSGPVVVPPGAALRLTVMKLKEEAGESGKSEVLGIVRGIQEKFDSIKQLTAGENFSPERSNGFSIASVAVVKGAEELEALAAESELVNEQKNKAREFLDGVIVLDFTVPAPVPAAAPSL; encoded by the coding sequence ATGCTTTGTGTGAGAGCCGCAGCCCGCACCAACGCCTTTGCCCTCCACTCCCCGCCGCCGCCACTCCGCCGCAACCTCCGCTCCCCTTTCTCCGTCAGAATGTCTTCCTCCGCCCCCAACCAAATCATCGAACACGTCGTGCTACTGAAAGCGAAGCCCTCCGCCGACCCCTCCGCCGTCAACGACATGGTCCGCAACCTCAACGGCCTCGCAACCCTCGATTCTGTCCTCCACATCTCCGCCGGCCCCGTCACTCGCTGCCGCTCTGCCTCCCTCACCTTCACCCACCTGCTCCACGCCCGCTACCGATCCAAATCTGACCTCGCCTCCTACACCGTCGACCCCACCCACGTCAATGTCGTCGTCAATTACGTCAAGCCCGTCGTGGACGACGTCATCGCCGTCGATTGGGTGGCCGAAGACTTCTCCGGCCCGGTGGTGGTCCCTCCGGGGGCGGCGCTGCGGCTGACGGTGATGAAGCTGAAGGAGGAGGCCGGGGAGAGCGGGAAGAGCGAGGTTTTGGGGATAGTGAGAGGGATTCAGGAGAAATTCGATTCGATTAAGCAGCTGACGGCGGGGGAGAACTTCTCGCCGGAGAGGAGCAATGGATTCTCGATCGCGTCAGTTGCGGTGGTGAAGGGGGCCGAGGAGCTGGAAGCGTTGGCTGCAGAATCGGAGCTGGTGAATGAGCAGAAGAATAAGGCGAGGGAGTTCCTCGACGGTGTGATTGTGCTCGATTTCACGGTGCCGGCTCCCGTCCCGGCGGCCGCTCCCAGTCTCTAA
- the LOC130987303 gene encoding UDP-glucuronic acid decarboxylase 5 isoform X2, with the protein MAKEVSHAENNTSIKSPPEPSPLRKAKFFQANMRILVTGGAGFIGSHLVDKLMENEKNEVIVVDNYFTGSKDNLKQWIGHPRFELIRHDVTEPLLVEVDQIYHLACPASPIFYKYNPVKTIKTNVIGTLNMLGLAKRVGARILLTSTSEVYGDPLVHPQDESYWGNVNPIGVRSCYDEGKRVAETLMFDYHRQHGIEIRIARIFNTYGPRMNIDDGRVVSNFIAQAIRDEPLTVQLPGTQTRSFCYVSDMVDGLIRLMEGENTGPINIGNPGEFTMTELAETVKEMINPKVKVITVENTPDDPRQRKPDITKAKELLGWEPKVKLRDGIPLMEDDFRKRLEIPRKN; encoded by the exons ATGGCTAAAGAAGTATCACATGCTGAAAACAATACGAGCATAAAGTCTCCACCCGAGCCTTCGCCCTTGAGAAAAGCCAAGTTTTTTCAG GCAAACATGAGAATCTTGGTTACTGGCGGTGCCGGATTCATTGGATCTCACTTAGTTGACAAGCTGATGGAAAATGAGAAGAATGAG GTCATTGTTGTGGACAACTACTTTACTGGATCGAAGGACAACTTGAAGCAATGGATTGGACATCCGAGATTCGAGCTTATTCGGCATG ACGTGACAGAGCcattattagttgaagttgatcAAATCTACCATCTTGCTTGTCCTGCTTCCCCAATTTTCTACAAATACAATCCTGTGAAG ACAATAAAAACGAATGTGATCGGGACACTAAACATGTTAGGGCTTGCAAAGCGAGTGGGGGCAAG GATCCTGCTGACATCAACATCAGAGGTTTATGGTGATCCGCTTGTGCATCCTCAGGATGAAAGCTACTGGGGCAATGTGAACCCGATAG GAGTCAGGAGCTGCTATGATGAGGGGAAAAGAGTGGCTGAAACTTTGATGTTTGATTACCATAGGCAGCATGGCATTG AAATAAGAATCGCAAGGATCTTCAACACTTATGGACCTCGGATGAATATTGATGATGGCCGGGTTGTCAGTAATTTTATAGCTCAAGCAATACG GGATGAACCTTTGACAGTACAGTTGCCTGGGACGCAAACGAGAAGCTTCTGTTATGTTTCTGACATG GTTGATGGTCTTATTCGACTGATGGAGGGGGAGAATACCGGGCCAATTAACATCGGCAATCCAG GTGAATTTACAATGACTGAGCTTGCTGAGACTGTGAAAGAG ATGATCAATCCGAAGGTGAAGGTGATAACCGTGGAGAACACTCCAGATGACCCGCGCCAAAGGAAGCCGGACATAACAAAGGCGAAGGAATTGCTGGGGTGGGAGCCGAAGGTCAAGCTGCGTGACGGCATTCCCCTCATGGAGGACGATTTTCGCAAGAGGCTCGAGATCCCCAGGAAGAACTGA
- the LOC130987356 gene encoding bet1-like SNARE 1-1, with protein sequence MNPRRDRNARVALFDGIEEGGIRASSSYSSHEIDEQENDRAMEGLQDRVIMLKRLSGDIHEEVDSHNRMLDRMGNDMDASRGVLSGTMDKFKMVFETKSSRRMFTLVASFVVVFLIVYYLTR encoded by the exons ATGAATCCTAGAAG GGATCGGAATGCTAGAGTTGCTCTTTTTGATGGTATTGAAGAAGGAGGTATAAGGGCATCATCATCTTATTCCTCTCATGAGATTGATGAGCAAGAGAATGATCGAGCCATGGAAGGGCTTCAAGATCGAGTTATTATGCTGAAAAGA TTGTCTGGTGATATACACGAGGAGGTTGATTCTCATAACCGCATGCTGGACAGAATG GGAAATGACATGGATGCCTCAAGAGGAGTTTTATCTGGAACCATGGACAAATTCAAGATG GTGTTCGAGACGAAATCAAGTAGAAGGATGTTTACACTTGTGGCATCTTTTGTGGTTGTCTTTCTCATTGTATACTATCTTACTAGATAA
- the LOC130987303 gene encoding UDP-glucuronic acid decarboxylase 5 isoform X1 yields MEFRNWKRISQMAKEVSHAENNTSIKSPPEPSPLRKAKFFQANMRILVTGGAGFIGSHLVDKLMENEKNEVIVVDNYFTGSKDNLKQWIGHPRFELIRHDVTEPLLVEVDQIYHLACPASPIFYKYNPVKTIKTNVIGTLNMLGLAKRVGARILLTSTSEVYGDPLVHPQDESYWGNVNPIGVRSCYDEGKRVAETLMFDYHRQHGIEIRIARIFNTYGPRMNIDDGRVVSNFIAQAIRDEPLTVQLPGTQTRSFCYVSDMVDGLIRLMEGENTGPINIGNPGEFTMTELAETVKEMINPKVKVITVENTPDDPRQRKPDITKAKELLGWEPKVKLRDGIPLMEDDFRKRLEIPRKN; encoded by the exons ATGGAATTTAGAAATTGGAAAAGGATATCGCAAATGGCTAAAGAAGTATCACATGCTGAAAACAATACGAGCATAAAGTCTCCACCCGAGCCTTCGCCCTTGAGAAAAGCCAAGTTTTTTCAG GCAAACATGAGAATCTTGGTTACTGGCGGTGCCGGATTCATTGGATCTCACTTAGTTGACAAGCTGATGGAAAATGAGAAGAATGAG GTCATTGTTGTGGACAACTACTTTACTGGATCGAAGGACAACTTGAAGCAATGGATTGGACATCCGAGATTCGAGCTTATTCGGCATG ACGTGACAGAGCcattattagttgaagttgatcAAATCTACCATCTTGCTTGTCCTGCTTCCCCAATTTTCTACAAATACAATCCTGTGAAG ACAATAAAAACGAATGTGATCGGGACACTAAACATGTTAGGGCTTGCAAAGCGAGTGGGGGCAAG GATCCTGCTGACATCAACATCAGAGGTTTATGGTGATCCGCTTGTGCATCCTCAGGATGAAAGCTACTGGGGCAATGTGAACCCGATAG GAGTCAGGAGCTGCTATGATGAGGGGAAAAGAGTGGCTGAAACTTTGATGTTTGATTACCATAGGCAGCATGGCATTG AAATAAGAATCGCAAGGATCTTCAACACTTATGGACCTCGGATGAATATTGATGATGGCCGGGTTGTCAGTAATTTTATAGCTCAAGCAATACG GGATGAACCTTTGACAGTACAGTTGCCTGGGACGCAAACGAGAAGCTTCTGTTATGTTTCTGACATG GTTGATGGTCTTATTCGACTGATGGAGGGGGAGAATACCGGGCCAATTAACATCGGCAATCCAG GTGAATTTACAATGACTGAGCTTGCTGAGACTGTGAAAGAG ATGATCAATCCGAAGGTGAAGGTGATAACCGTGGAGAACACTCCAGATGACCCGCGCCAAAGGAAGCCGGACATAACAAAGGCGAAGGAATTGCTGGGGTGGGAGCCGAAGGTCAAGCTGCGTGACGGCATTCCCCTCATGGAGGACGATTTTCGCAAGAGGCTCGAGATCCCCAGGAAGAACTGA